From one Chitinophagales bacterium genomic stretch:
- a CDS encoding YifB family Mg chelatase-like AAA ATPase, which yields MLVKTFGSAVYGIDAMIITVEVAVGRGANRYMVGLADKAVQESMLRIEAALGYCGYRMPRRRTVINLAPADVKKEGSAYDLTIAMGILAASNQVQGDRLNRYIIMGELSLDGTLQPVKGVLPIAIEARKAGFEGFILPKQNAREAAIVNNLKVFGAENITEVVEFFNGSRNLEQVIIDTRKEFSEQQNHLDFDFSDVKGQENIKRALEIAAAGGHNVILIGPPGAGKTMLAKRLPTILPPLSLQEALETTKIHSVAGKLPAEASLVSVRPYRAPHHTVSDVALVGGGVNPQPGEISLAHNGVLFLDELPEFKRAVLEVLRQPMEERRVTISRARLSVEYPSSFMLIAAMNPCPCGYYNHPDKECVCGPGVVHKYLNKISGPLLDRIDLHVEVTPVPFKELSNIKSSEKSASVRERVIKARNIQENRFKEQKDIHCNAQMTTKLMREYCIVPAAGENMIKTAMEKLGLSARAYDRILKVSRTIADLEASDEIKIEHLAEAIQYRSLDKENWAG from the coding sequence ATCCTTGTAAAAACATTTGGCAGCGCCGTTTACGGAATTGACGCCATGATCATTACTGTTGAAGTTGCAGTAGGCCGCGGTGCCAACCGGTATATGGTAGGGCTGGCAGACAAAGCAGTTCAGGAAAGTATGCTGCGTATAGAAGCGGCTTTAGGCTATTGCGGCTATCGCATGCCCCGTAGAAGAACCGTGATTAACCTGGCTCCCGCTGATGTAAAGAAGGAAGGCTCTGCCTATGACCTCACCATTGCTATGGGTATTCTTGCAGCTTCCAACCAGGTGCAGGGAGATCGCTTAAACAGATACATCATCATGGGTGAACTTTCACTCGATGGAACGCTGCAGCCGGTGAAGGGTGTATTGCCTATTGCAATAGAAGCACGGAAAGCTGGCTTTGAAGGATTTATTCTGCCGAAACAAAATGCACGGGAAGCGGCAATAGTAAATAACCTTAAGGTGTTTGGCGCAGAGAACATTACTGAAGTAGTAGAATTTTTTAACGGCAGCAGGAACCTTGAACAGGTGATTATTGACACACGTAAGGAATTTTCTGAACAGCAGAATCACCTCGACTTTGATTTCTCTGATGTAAAGGGACAGGAAAATATAAAGCGGGCATTAGAGATTGCCGCTGCCGGTGGTCATAATGTAATTCTTATTGGTCCGCCCGGTGCAGGTAAAACCATGCTTGCCAAAAGGCTTCCTACTATTCTTCCACCGTTATCGCTGCAGGAAGCTTTGGAGACAACCAAGATACATTCAGTTGCGGGGAAGCTACCTGCGGAGGCATCTCTTGTTTCCGTTCGTCCTTACAGGGCTCCGCACCATACAGTGAGTGATGTTGCGCTTGTAGGCGGAGGCGTAAATCCGCAGCCTGGCGAGATTTCACTGGCTCACAATGGCGTGCTATTCCTGGATGAGCTTCCAGAATTTAAACGCGCTGTTTTGGAGGTATTACGTCAGCCGATGGAGGAAAGGCGTGTCACAATTTCCCGCGCACGGCTTTCGGTAGAGTATCCGTCGAGCTTCATGCTTATAGCTGCTATGAATCCGTGTCCATGCGGCTATTACAACCACCCCGACAAGGAGTGTGTGTGTGGCCCGGGTGTGGTTCATAAATACCTCAACAAAATTTCAGGGCCATTGCTGGACCGCATCGATCTTCACGTGGAGGTAACGCCTGTTCCTTTCAAGGAATTATCGAATATTAAATCATCTGAAAAAAGCGCGAGCGTGCGTGAGCGGGTGATTAAAGCACGCAACATCCAGGAGAACAGGTTTAAAGAACAGAAAGATATTCACTGCAATGCGCAGATGACCACTAAGCTCATGCGCGAATATTGTATTGTCCCGGCAGCTGGAGAAAATATGATTAAAACGGCGATGGAGAAACTAGGATTATCCGCACGTGCCTATGACCGTATCCTGAAAGTATCGCGCACCATTGCCGACCTTGAGGCCAGTGATGAGATAAAGATCGAACACCTCGCAGAAGCCATTCAGTACCGGAGCCTGGATAAAGAGAATTGGGCGGGATGA
- the recA gene encoding recombinase RecA: protein MPTSTNQEKGVNQEKLKALKLTMEKIDKTYGKGTIMKLGDTMIEPIEAISTGSIGLDIALGVGGFPKGRVVEIYGPESSGKTTIALHAVAESQKKGGIAAFIDAEHAFDKSYAQKLGVDVENLLISQPDNGEQALEIADNLIRSGAIDILVIDSVAALVPRGELEGEMGESKMGLQARLMSQALRKLTATISKTHCCCIFINQLREKIGVMFGNPETTTGGNALKFYASVRLDIRRTGQIKDGDVIVGNRVKVKVVKNKVAPPFRFSEFDMMYGEGISKEGEIVDMGVEMGIVNKSGSWFSYESDKLGQGRDAVKQLLRDNPELAEEIEMKIKEKVLGPEQVAKVEKEED, encoded by the coding sequence ATGCCGACGAGCACAAACCAGGAAAAAGGGGTAAATCAGGAAAAGTTGAAAGCGCTTAAGCTTACCATGGAAAAGATAGATAAGACTTATGGAAAAGGCACCATTATGAAGCTTGGCGATACGATGATAGAGCCAATTGAGGCTATTTCCACCGGATCAATCGGGTTGGATATTGCATTGGGAGTAGGCGGTTTTCCAAAAGGTAGAGTAGTTGAAATTTATGGTCCCGAGTCCTCGGGAAAAACAACGATTGCGCTTCATGCCGTAGCAGAATCACAAAAGAAAGGCGGTATCGCAGCCTTTATAGATGCCGAGCATGCATTCGATAAATCTTATGCCCAGAAGCTGGGAGTAGATGTAGAGAATCTTCTGATTTCGCAGCCGGATAATGGAGAACAGGCACTTGAAATTGCAGACAACCTGATTCGCTCCGGCGCTATAGATATTCTTGTAATTGATTCTGTTGCCGCATTGGTTCCAAGGGGGGAACTGGAAGGCGAAATGGGGGAAAGTAAAATGGGGTTGCAGGCAAGGTTAATGTCGCAGGCGCTCCGTAAGCTCACTGCTACCATAAGCAAAACGCATTGCTGCTGCATCTTCATTAACCAGCTTCGTGAGAAGATTGGTGTAATGTTTGGTAATCCTGAAACCACCACCGGGGGAAATGCTTTAAAATTTTATGCCTCTGTACGTCTTGATATTCGCCGTACGGGCCAAATAAAAGATGGCGATGTTATCGTTGGAAACCGGGTAAAGGTGAAGGTGGTAAAAAATAAGGTTGCGCCTCCGTTCCGTTTTTCTGAATTTGATATGATGTATGGAGAAGGAATTTCCAAAGAAGGAGAAATTGTGGACATGGGGGTTGAAATGGGTATCGTAAATAAGAGCGGATCCTGGTTCAGCTATGAGAGTGATAAGCTTGGACAAGGTAGAGATGCGGTAAAACAATTATTAAGAGATAATCCGGAGCTTGCTGAAGAAATAGAAATGAAGATTAAAGAAAAAGTTTTAGGACCTGAGCAAGTAGCTAAAGTGGAAAAAGAAGAAGATTAA
- a CDS encoding T9SS type A sorting domain-containing protein, protein MYNIFFHEIFPLFLTLFVFPFEAFSQSTIYHPFPDSGAMWTTADIEVPGCIINPCEYEYYTVGVDTLFENLHYHKLLEGSLQFNPPNEPVYNAPHFTYHLLREDTLNKKVYFRDVFGDNDDLLYDFDLQIGDTLPDGYISSKAQQVYVLGIDSVLIADGSYRKQFKLNSVLYGTIHDSLTLIEGIGYTGGFLKTIIQMAGFEGGSHLACLNQGESSIYYSPYFDPSTCSLPSGLKEVSEQQIKILPVPVKTGEPVYVTGVKTQDDIYLFDVLGRSLQSERSRNYDQTILFLKPGSPGVYICRIWLNNQKVFVIKKIIIQ, encoded by the coding sequence TTGTACAATATTTTTTTCCATGAAATATTTCCTCTTTTTTTAACTCTGTTTGTATTTCCTTTTGAAGCTTTTTCCCAGTCAACTATCTATCATCCTTTCCCTGACTCCGGTGCTATGTGGACTACGGCTGATATTGAGGTACCCGGCTGCATTATCAATCCATGCGAATATGAATATTACACTGTTGGGGTTGACACTCTTTTTGAAAACCTGCATTATCACAAACTATTAGAGGGTTCATTACAATTCAATCCTCCGAATGAGCCTGTTTATAATGCTCCTCATTTTACCTATCATCTTTTAAGGGAGGATACCCTTAATAAAAAGGTTTATTTCAGAGACGTTTTTGGGGATAATGATGATTTGCTTTATGACTTTGATTTGCAAATAGGAGACACACTTCCCGACGGTTATATTTCCTCGAAAGCCCAGCAAGTTTACGTTCTGGGTATTGACTCTGTACTGATAGCAGATGGCAGTTACAGAAAACAATTTAAACTGAACTCTGTTCTTTACGGAACTATACATGATTCTCTAACTCTTATTGAAGGCATTGGTTATACGGGTGGTTTTTTGAAAACAATCATTCAGATGGCTGGTTTTGAAGGCGGCTCCCATCTTGCTTGCCTAAACCAAGGAGAATCATCTATCTATTATTCCCCATACTTTGATCCGTCTACTTGCTCATTGCCTTCAGGGCTGAAAGAAGTTTCAGAACAGCAGATAAAAATATTACCTGTACCGGTAAAAACAGGTGAGCCGGTTTACGTTACTGGAGTAAAAACTCAGGATGATATATATCTATTTGATGTGCTTGGCAGGTCTTTACAATCTGAACGGTCAAGGAATTATGACCAGACGATTTTATTTTTAAAACCCGGTTCGCCTGGAGTATATATCTGCAGGATTTGGTTAAATAATCAAAAAGTCTTCGTGATTAAAAAAATTATCATCCAATAA
- a CDS encoding OsmC family protein: MKRTATAVWNGSGKEGKGNLSTQSGVLNKTQYSYNSRFAEGTGTNPEELIAAAHAGCFTMKLTFALGEAGFTPDSLETTAAVTLENSVISSSHLTVKGNVPGISPEKFKECAENAKANCPVSKALNMNITMEAELVTSTVNTP, from the coding sequence ATGAAACGTACTGCCACTGCCGTCTGGAACGGCTCCGGGAAAGAGGGAAAAGGAAATCTCTCCACTCAAAGCGGAGTTCTTAATAAAACACAATATTCCTATAATTCAAGATTTGCTGAAGGAACAGGAACCAACCCTGAAGAGCTGATTGCTGCAGCGCATGCAGGGTGCTTTACCATGAAGCTCACCTTTGCATTGGGTGAAGCCGGCTTTACTCCTGATTCACTTGAAACCACTGCTGCCGTTACCCTCGAAAACAGTGTAATTTCTTCATCTCATCTAACAGTGAAAGGAAATGTGCCCGGTATCAGTCCTGAAAAATTTAAAGAGTGTGCGGAGAATGCAAAAGCTAATTGCCCTGTTTCCAAGGCATTGAATATGAATATTACAATGGAGGCCGAATTGGTTACTTCTACTGTGAATACACCATAA